One Bacteroidales bacterium genomic window carries:
- a CDS encoding HlyC/CorC family transporter yields MVTLLAYLFLALVISFLCSIMEAVLLSTPQSFLIVNKEAGHPWAKQFSELKVNIDKPLSAILSLNTVAHTIGAAGVGAQAIKVFGDAYFGIVSAILTILILVLTEIIPKTIGAKYWRSLTKSAAYIIRGMVIITYPLVMISLVITKLISKNSTEHVTSREEIAALTNIGASEGVFSEKEHRIIQNLLKLKNVRVTEIMTPRVVVAVADENLPLKDFLEDKDYLKFSRIPVFKDSEENITGYVFRQTVFEKLAEGQHELKLKDIKREIVIVPNSIVLFSLWEKLLEKKEHIALIVDEYGGLDGVVTMEDIIETFLGLEIVDEKDTIPDMQVYARERWNTRQAKYNALDQLGKKGNPDTGSGQ; encoded by the coding sequence ATGGTAACGCTTCTCGCCTATTTATTCCTGGCATTAGTTATTTCATTCTTATGTTCAATAATGGAAGCTGTGCTGCTTTCAACACCTCAATCCTTTTTAATAGTTAATAAGGAAGCCGGGCACCCCTGGGCAAAACAATTTTCAGAATTAAAAGTCAACATTGACAAACCCCTTTCTGCCATCCTTTCACTGAATACTGTTGCCCACACTATCGGAGCAGCTGGTGTGGGAGCCCAGGCGATCAAGGTTTTTGGTGATGCCTATTTTGGAATTGTGTCGGCCATTTTAACAATACTGATTCTTGTTTTAACTGAGATAATTCCTAAAACCATTGGCGCCAAGTATTGGAGGAGTTTGACAAAGAGTGCAGCATATATAATCAGGGGAATGGTCATTATCACCTATCCATTGGTAATGATATCGCTGGTGATCACAAAACTGATATCAAAAAACTCAACAGAGCATGTTACCAGCAGGGAAGAAATTGCAGCATTGACCAATATAGGAGCCAGCGAAGGTGTTTTCTCAGAAAAAGAACATCGGATCATCCAAAATTTACTGAAACTTAAAAATGTAAGAGTTACTGAAATAATGACCCCCAGGGTGGTTGTGGCTGTTGCCGATGAAAATCTTCCGCTTAAGGATTTTCTTGAAGATAAAGATTATCTGAAATTTTCACGCATTCCTGTGTTTAAAGACTCTGAGGAAAATATCACAGGCTATGTTTTCAGACAAACTGTTTTTGAAAAGCTTGCTGAAGGTCAGCATGAGCTGAAACTCAAAGATATCAAACGGGAAATAGTGATTGTTCCTAATTCCATTGTGTTGTTTTCGCTTTGGGAAAAACTGCTTGAGAAAAAAGAGCACATAGCCCTGATTGTTGATGAATATGGTGGCCTCGATGGAGTTGTAACCATGGAAGATATCATCGAAACATTCCTGGGCCTCGAAATTGTTGATGAAAAAGACACCATCCCCGATATGCAGGTTTATGCCCGCGAAAGATGGAACACACGACAAGCCAAATATAATGCCCTGGATCAACTGGGTAAAAAAGGTAATCCGGATACCGGATCAGGCCAATAA
- a CDS encoding nicotinate phosphoribosyltransferase, giving the protein MHLLKEHSGLYTDHYQLTMAQGYLLTGKQNVQACFDYFYRKNPFNGAYVIFAGLSDIVDYLENLHFSDEDCEYLDSIGFDKRFTKYLRSFTFKGSLYAPREGEVVFPVEPIIRVEGNLIEAQLIETALLNLVNFGSLIATKAHRIRMVAGDRILVDFGMRRAQGLGSILASKAAVIGGFNSTSNVYSAFAYGLESTGTQAHSWIQSYEDELSSFRAFAEAYPKRCILLVDTYDTLRTGVPNAIIVAKEMENRGERLLAIRLDSGDLAYLSKKARKMLDDAGLKYVKIACSNQLDEFVIRSLLNQAAPIDFFGVGTRLVTGQDDAVLDGVYKLAVSDGKPRLKISENIEKMILPGIKNVLRFFDDDGMYYADGVVLDSEKEIDTIYHPHHSDKHSSVANRKSEVVLKKVIEKGKKLYDLPSPQEAASYVKESTSRLYPEHKRFEFPHIYKVGISRELMDLRSSLVNQIRKNIKN; this is encoded by the coding sequence ATGCACCTTCTGAAGGAACATTCCGGTTTATATACCGATCACTACCAACTTACAATGGCGCAGGGCTACCTGCTGACCGGAAAACAAAATGTTCAGGCGTGTTTCGACTATTTCTACCGTAAAAATCCTTTCAACGGGGCGTATGTTATTTTTGCGGGACTGAGCGATATCGTTGATTATCTTGAGAACCTTCACTTCAGCGATGAAGATTGCGAATACCTTGATTCTATTGGGTTCGATAAACGATTTACAAAATACCTTCGAAGCTTCACATTCAAAGGAAGCTTGTATGCGCCCAGGGAAGGTGAAGTGGTTTTCCCGGTTGAGCCCATCATAAGGGTTGAAGGCAATCTGATTGAAGCCCAGCTTATTGAAACGGCTTTGTTGAACCTTGTAAATTTTGGTTCGCTTATCGCTACAAAAGCCCATCGCATCCGCATGGTTGCAGGCGATCGGATACTTGTTGATTTTGGCATGCGCCGTGCCCAGGGCCTTGGAAGCATTTTGGCCAGCAAAGCGGCGGTTATAGGCGGGTTCAACAGTACCAGCAATGTTTACAGCGCATTTGCCTATGGTCTTGAGTCTACAGGTACTCAGGCACATTCCTGGATTCAAAGCTACGAGGATGAACTTTCATCGTTTCGTGCTTTCGCCGAAGCCTATCCCAAACGTTGTATTTTACTTGTTGATACTTACGACACTTTGAGAACCGGTGTTCCCAATGCCATCATTGTTGCCAAAGAAATGGAAAACCGTGGCGAAAGATTACTGGCCATCCGGCTTGATAGTGGCGACCTTGCGTATTTGAGTAAAAAAGCCCGCAAGATGCTGGATGATGCCGGCCTGAAATATGTAAAAATAGCGTGCTCAAATCAACTCGATGAATTTGTGATCCGAAGCTTGCTCAATCAGGCTGCTCCTATTGATTTCTTTGGGGTCGGAACCAGGCTTGTTACCGGACAGGATGATGCAGTGCTTGATGGAGTTTATAAACTGGCTGTCAGTGATGGAAAACCCAGGCTTAAAATCTCCGAGAATATTGAGAAAATGATTCTTCCGGGAATTAAAAATGTGCTTCGCTTCTTCGATGATGATGGAATGTATTATGCTGATGGTGTTGTCCTGGATTCAGAGAAGGAAATTGATACTATTTACCATCCGCACCATTCCGACAAACATTCTTCCGTTGCAAACAGAAAAAGCGAAGTGGTTCTCAAAAAAGTCATTGAAAAAGGGAAAAAGCTCTATGATTTGCCATCGCCACAGGAAGCAGCTTCGTATGTCAAAGAGAGTACTTCCAGGCTTTACCCTGAACACAAACGCTTCGAGTTCCCGCATATTTACAAAGTTGGCATCAGCCGTGAACTGATGGATTTGCGTTCATCGCTCGTTAATCAGATCAGGAAAAATATTAAGAACTAA
- a CDS encoding alpha/beta hydrolase — translation MSQYIEFRSQNVHYTDTGEGPVLVLLHGFTESLAIWKPFSEELSKSFRVICVDLPGHGRSANFEAVHSMEFMTEVVHAVLSFCRIQQCVMVGHSMGGYVALAFAHLYPEFLKGLVLFHSQADADNEEARHNRDRTIEIVRQDRSGFINQFIPDLFAPANRERLASEIEVLTNQAGSISGKGLVAALEGMKVRHGWRDLLQTLTIPVLFIAGKQDTRIPIDKVIEQIALPKHAEALLLEGVGHMGYLEAPEITLGVISDFTKRINKA, via the coding sequence ATGAGCCAATACATTGAATTTCGTTCACAGAACGTACATTACACCGATACAGGCGAAGGGCCTGTGCTGGTGTTGCTGCATGGATTCACTGAATCGCTTGCAATCTGGAAACCCTTTTCAGAAGAACTTTCAAAATCTTTCCGGGTGATTTGCGTGGATTTGCCCGGGCATGGCCGCTCCGCGAATTTCGAAGCTGTGCATAGCATGGAATTTATGACAGAGGTAGTTCATGCAGTGCTTTCTTTTTGCAGGATTCAGCAATGTGTGATGGTCGGACACAGCATGGGTGGTTATGTGGCGCTGGCTTTTGCCCATCTTTATCCTGAATTTCTGAAAGGATTGGTTCTTTTCCATTCGCAGGCGGATGCCGATAATGAAGAAGCCCGCCACAACCGCGATCGCACCATTGAGATCGTACGACAAGACCGCTCAGGCTTTATCAACCAGTTTATTCCCGATTTATTTGCCCCTGCCAACCGTGAGCGCCTGGCCAGTGAAATAGAAGTGCTTACAAATCAGGCGGGAAGCATTTCGGGTAAAGGATTGGTGGCTGCATTGGAAGGGATGAAGGTAAGACACGGATGGCGTGATCTGCTTCAAACGTTGACAATTCCAGTGCTTTTCATTGCCGGCAAGCAGGACACCCGAATCCCAATTGATAAAGTGATAGAACAGATTGCCCTTCCTAAGCACGCCGAAGCATTGTTACTTGAAGGAGTAGGGCATATGGGTTATCTGGAAGCGCCGGAAATTACGCTTGGAGTAATAAGTGATTTTACGAAAAGGATAAATAAAGCCTGA
- a CDS encoding isochorismatase family protein: MKALLIVDVQNDFCPGGALEVKNGDQVVPVINNIMSGFPLVVASMDWHPVDSKHFEKWPPHCVRQTDGADMHQDLHMSMIEKIFLKGTEGKDDGYSAFEATNIDLEEYLVNRGITDLYIAGLATDYCVKETVLDSLQKGFSTFVVTDAIHPVEVNPGDGEKALEEMASKGASLVNSSQLVKPKGGCSCCNC; the protein is encoded by the coding sequence ATGAAAGCTTTATTAATAGTTGACGTACAAAATGATTTTTGCCCGGGTGGTGCCCTCGAAGTAAAAAATGGCGACCAGGTAGTTCCTGTGATTAATAATATAATGTCAGGTTTCCCGCTCGTCGTTGCCTCCATGGACTGGCATCCGGTTGATAGCAAACATTTCGAAAAATGGCCACCACATTGCGTCAGGCAAACCGATGGCGCCGACATGCATCAGGATTTGCACATGAGTATGATCGAAAAAATATTTCTCAAAGGCACCGAAGGAAAAGACGACGGGTATTCAGCCTTTGAAGCCACCAATATTGACCTTGAAGAATACCTGGTTAACAGGGGAATTACCGACCTGTACATCGCTGGCCTTGCTACCGATTACTGTGTGAAGGAAACAGTATTAGACTCACTTCAGAAAGGTTTCAGCACATTTGTTGTAACCGATGCCATCCATCCGGTTGAAGTGAATCCCGGTGATGGAGAAAAAGCCCTCGAAGAAATGGCATCAAAAGGTGCCAGCCTCGTAAATTCTTCGCAGCTTGTGAAACCAAAAGGCGGCTGCAGTTGCTGTAATTGCTAA
- the buk gene encoding butyrate kinase, which produces MLNTKILVIYPEVTKTKMAIYQNGEVTFLKTIRHKPDKLESFNDINDQLLFRVDAIMNELKDNEIELGAIKVIMARGGLIKPLKSGIYEVNEQMKKDLRTGVMGRHATNLGGLIADEIAKQLPAAKAYLGDPVVVDELDDLARVSGHPLIERKSIFHCLNHKYVAREYSKSINKPYNELNLIVAHIGGGGISIGAHRKGKVVDVNQAFDGDGPFAVMRSGSLPVGDLVELCFSGKYTREEVRKMITDEGGLSAYLGTSSLSEIEMRLAANDEKAWFYVNAMAYQVAKEIGAMATVLEGKVDSILLTGNILNNKKFTDEITRRVDQIAPITVYPIVNDLDSLASNGMLVLKGQAEIIEYV; this is translated from the coding sequence ATGCTGAACACCAAAATCCTTGTCATTTATCCTGAAGTCACAAAAACAAAAATGGCTATTTATCAGAACGGTGAAGTTACGTTTCTGAAAACCATCAGGCACAAACCCGACAAACTCGAAAGTTTCAATGATATCAACGATCAGCTTTTATTCCGCGTGGATGCCATTATGAACGAACTTAAAGACAACGAAATTGAGCTTGGCGCTATCAAAGTGATCATGGCCCGTGGTGGACTGATCAAGCCGTTAAAAAGCGGAATTTATGAGGTAAACGAACAAATGAAAAAAGATCTGCGCACAGGTGTAATGGGCCGCCATGCCACCAACCTGGGAGGTTTAATTGCCGATGAAATTGCCAAACAACTGCCTGCTGCAAAAGCTTATCTTGGCGATCCGGTTGTAGTTGATGAACTCGACGACCTGGCAAGGGTGAGCGGGCATCCATTGATTGAACGCAAATCCATTTTTCATTGCCTGAACCATAAATATGTGGCACGCGAGTATTCCAAGTCAATCAACAAGCCATACAACGAACTCAATCTAATTGTTGCCCATATCGGTGGTGGAGGTATTTCGATTGGCGCACACCGTAAGGGAAAGGTTGTAGATGTAAACCAGGCTTTTGATGGCGATGGACCTTTTGCCGTTATGCGCAGTGGTTCTCTTCCGGTCGGCGATCTTGTAGAGCTTTGTTTCAGCGGAAAATATACCAGGGAAGAGGTTCGCAAAATGATCACCGATGAAGGCGGTTTATCCGCTTACCTTGGAACTTCCAGCCTCAGTGAAATTGAAATGCGTCTTGCCGCCAACGACGAAAAAGCGTGGTTTTATGTGAACGCAATGGCTTACCAGGTTGCCAAAGAAATTGGTGCAATGGCTACCGTACTGGAAGGCAAAGTAGATTCAATCCTGCTGACAGGCAATATATTAAATAACAAAAAATTCACCGACGAAATTACAAGGCGCGTTGACCAGATTGCTCCGATAACAGTTTACCCTATAGTTAATGATCTCGATTCCCTTGCCTCCAATGGAATGCTGGTTCTCAAAGGCCAGGCTGAGATTATTGAATACGTTTAG
- a CDS encoding class I SAM-dependent methyltransferase — MKEKKWYELLFENYGLEYDNEPFTKGTMGECDFIEQELEFDKTLKIIDIGCGTGRHSIELAKRGYSLTGIDLAESLLERARQKAKEVNVQIEFLKHDARALPFESQFDVAIMLCEGSFPLMETDEMNFGILKNVAKALKPKAKFIFTTLNGLFPLYHSINDFHESNNEKVGAKYKSESFDLMTFRDYNKTTFIDDHRITHSVECNERYYIPPEITWMLKTLDFQKIDIYGAKLGAFSRNDILTTEDFEMLVIAEKQA, encoded by the coding sequence ATGAAAGAGAAAAAATGGTATGAATTGTTGTTCGAAAACTATGGGCTTGAATATGATAACGAGCCCTTTACAAAAGGCACAATGGGTGAATGCGATTTTATTGAACAAGAATTAGAGTTCGATAAAACATTAAAAATTATTGATATCGGATGCGGTACTGGCAGGCATTCCATTGAACTCGCTAAAAGAGGTTATTCATTAACTGGAATTGATTTAGCTGAGTCATTGCTTGAAAGGGCGAGACAAAAAGCAAAGGAAGTCAATGTGCAAATCGAGTTCTTAAAGCATGATGCCCGTGCATTGCCATTTGAAAGCCAGTTTGATGTTGCCATCATGCTGTGTGAAGGAAGTTTTCCATTAATGGAAACCGATGAAATGAACTTCGGGATATTGAAGAATGTTGCCAAAGCGCTGAAGCCAAAGGCAAAGTTTATATTTACCACGCTCAACGGTTTGTTCCCGCTTTACCACTCCATCAACGATTTTCATGAATCAAATAATGAGAAGGTGGGGGCAAAATACAAAAGCGAATCTTTTGACCTCATGACCTTCAGGGATTACAATAAAACAACATTTATAGATGATCACAGAATAACGCATAGCGTTGAATGCAATGAACGTTATTATATTCCCCCAGAGATTACATGGATGCTCAAAACACTTGACTTTCAGAAAATTGACATTTATGGCGCCAAACTCGGCGCTTTTTCAAGAAACGATATACTGACAACAGAAGATTTTGAAATGCTTGTAATCGCTGAAAAGCAAGCATGA
- a CDS encoding methylmalonyl-CoA mutase family protein: MNNIEPYKSKNHIRVVTAASLFDGHDAAINVMRRIIQSTGVEVIHLGHDRSVQEIVDCAIQEDVQGIALSSYQGGHMEYFKYMYDLLQERGSGHIKIFGGGGGVILPHEIKELQDYGIERIYSPDDGRSMGLQGMINDMVEKLDFPLGKDISIEAKDISHNNPQTIARLITATENYPEKTRTLLDTIAKDCSRIQSPVIGITGTGGAGKSSVTDEIIRRLLVDFPEKHFAIISVDPTRKRSGGALLGDRIRMNAVHHPNVYMRSLATRQANVALSKHIKDVLCIIKNAGFDLVLLETSGIGQSDSQITEHADLALYVMTPEFGAPTQLEKIDMLDFADMVVLNKADRPGAADALNHVRKQYTRNRLLFESDPESLPIYPTIASRFNDPGVNRMYTALIKMIDDRTMQDFSRKLHVEEEPGKMTPIIPASRVRYLSEIAETVRNYNTWSEEQSTLAQEYYALMLSAENMGKDNETDSNLKKSLLQKAEKIKAKLEPENLRFIESWETLKKSYSDAVFEYTVRNKTIRVETHTETLSHLQVPKIVLPEFMGWGDLLKWQLLENVPGEFPYAAGVFPFKREAEDPTRMFAGEGAPERTNKRFHYLSKGMPARRLSTAFDSVTLYGRDPGERPDIYGKIGNSGVSVCCLDDAKKLYSGFNLADPATSVSMTINGPAPALVGYFMNTAIDQQCEIYIRKHGLTDEVGKKIKKIFKDRKTTRPMYNGPLPDGNDGLGLMLLGVTGDQVLPAEVYEKIKTDTLSAVRGTVQADILKEDQAQNTCIFSTEFALRMMGDIQEYFITKKVRNFYSVSISGYHIAEAGANPITQLAFTLANGFTFLEYYRSRGMKVDDFAPNFSFFFSNGLDAEYTVIGRVARIIWAKALKHLYKASDRSQKLKYHIQTSGRSLHAQEIEFNDIRTTLQALGAIYDNCNSLHTNAFDEAITTPTEDSVRRAVAIQMIINHELGLARNQNALQGSFIIEQLTNLVEEAVLQEFERITERGGVLGAMETMYQRNKIQEESLYYEHLKHSGKLPIMGVNTFLSASGSPTTIPGEVIRATEQEKQNQIATLRNLLVRNEEESHIALDNLKKSALRNQNTFDALMEATKNCTLGQITQALFEVGGQYRRNM, encoded by the coding sequence ATGAATAATATTGAACCGTACAAGTCAAAGAATCATATCCGCGTTGTAACCGCCGCTTCGCTGTTTGATGGGCACGATGCCGCCATCAATGTGATGCGCCGGATTATTCAATCCACCGGCGTCGAAGTCATACACCTCGGGCACGATCGTTCCGTGCAGGAAATTGTGGACTGCGCTATCCAGGAAGATGTTCAGGGCATTGCGCTTTCATCTTATCAGGGCGGCCACATGGAATATTTCAAATACATGTACGATTTGCTTCAGGAGCGCGGTTCGGGACACATCAAAATATTTGGCGGTGGCGGTGGTGTGATCCTTCCCCACGAGATCAAAGAACTTCAGGATTATGGCATTGAGCGCATTTATTCGCCTGACGATGGCCGCTCCATGGGCTTGCAGGGCATGATCAACGATATGGTTGAAAAGTTGGATTTCCCACTCGGCAAAGATATATCAATTGAAGCCAAAGACATAAGCCACAACAATCCGCAAACCATTGCCCGCCTTATAACGGCAACCGAAAATTATCCTGAAAAAACCCGCACGCTACTTGATACTATTGCCAAAGATTGCAGTCGCATCCAGTCGCCGGTGATTGGGATTACAGGAACCGGAGGCGCAGGAAAGTCATCCGTGACCGATGAAATCATCCGTCGCTTGCTGGTTGACTTTCCCGAAAAACATTTTGCCATTATTTCGGTTGATCCTACACGCAAACGCTCCGGTGGCGCCTTGCTTGGCGACCGCATCCGTATGAATGCTGTGCATCATCCGAACGTATATATGCGTTCGCTGGCAACACGCCAGGCCAATGTTGCTCTATCAAAACATATCAAAGATGTACTCTGCATCATCAAAAATGCAGGATTTGACCTTGTTTTGCTTGAAACTTCCGGGATAGGCCAAAGCGACTCGCAAATAACCGAGCATGCTGACCTTGCGCTTTATGTAATGACCCCTGAATTTGGCGCCCCAACCCAACTTGAAAAAATTGACATGCTCGATTTCGCTGATATGGTTGTGCTCAACAAAGCCGACCGCCCCGGTGCAGCCGATGCCCTCAATCATGTGCGCAAGCAATACACCCGCAACCGCCTCCTTTTCGAGTCCGATCCTGAAAGCCTGCCAATTTATCCAACCATTGCCTCGCGGTTTAACGATCCGGGTGTGAACCGCATGTATACCGCGCTCATCAAAATGATTGACGACCGCACCATGCAGGATTTCTCCAGGAAACTACATGTAGAGGAAGAGCCGGGAAAAATGACTCCGATTATTCCAGCTTCACGGGTGCGCTATCTTTCTGAGATTGCCGAAACGGTTCGCAACTATAATACATGGAGTGAGGAGCAATCAACGCTTGCACAGGAATATTATGCACTTATGCTGAGCGCTGAGAACATGGGCAAGGATAATGAGACCGATTCGAACCTGAAGAAATCCCTTTTACAAAAAGCCGAAAAGATCAAAGCAAAGCTTGAACCCGAAAACCTTCGATTCATTGAATCCTGGGAAACATTAAAGAAAAGTTATAGCGACGCGGTTTTTGAGTATACGGTTCGCAATAAAACCATTCGTGTTGAAACCCACACCGAAACGCTTTCGCACCTGCAGGTTCCAAAAATCGTCCTCCCTGAATTTATGGGTTGGGGAGACCTACTGAAATGGCAGCTGCTAGAAAATGTTCCCGGTGAATTTCCTTATGCAGCGGGTGTTTTCCCATTCAAACGCGAAGCCGAAGACCCCACACGCATGTTTGCCGGCGAAGGCGCTCCTGAACGCACAAACAAGCGTTTTCATTACCTGAGTAAAGGCATGCCCGCACGACGTCTTTCCACGGCTTTTGATTCGGTTACATTGTATGGTCGCGATCCTGGTGAAAGGCCAGATATTTACGGTAAGATAGGCAACTCCGGAGTTTCGGTTTGCTGTCTTGATGATGCCAAGAAACTGTATTCCGGCTTCAATCTTGCTGATCCGGCTACTTCGGTTTCCATGACAATTAATGGCCCGGCGCCGGCATTGGTTGGCTATTTTATGAACACGGCCATTGATCAGCAGTGTGAGATATATATCAGGAAACATGGCCTGACTGACGAAGTCGGGAAAAAAATCAAAAAGATTTTCAAGGATCGCAAAACCACACGCCCGATGTATAATGGTCCACTTCCCGATGGTAATGACGGACTTGGGCTCATGCTGCTGGGCGTTACCGGCGATCAGGTGCTCCCGGCTGAAGTGTATGAAAAGATCAAAACTGATACTTTATCGGCTGTACGTGGAACGGTTCAGGCCGATATTTTGAAAGAAGACCAGGCGCAGAACACCTGTATTTTCTCAACAGAATTTGCCCTGCGAATGATGGGCGATATCCAGGAATATTTTATCACTAAGAAGGTCCGGAATTTTTATTCGGTTTCTATTTCCGGGTATCATATAGCTGAAGCCGGCGCAAATCCTATCACGCAACTGGCGTTCACACTGGCCAACGGCTTCACCTTCCTTGAATATTACCGCTCCCGCGGAATGAAAGTAGACGATTTTGCACCCAACTTCTCCTTCTTTTTCTCCAATGGCCTGGATGCCGAATATACAGTGATAGGCCGTGTAGCAAGAATAATCTGGGCAAAAGCACTCAAGCATCTTTACAAAGCCTCTGATCGTTCACAAAAACTGAAATATCATATTCAAACATCCGGGCGTTCGCTGCATGCCCAGGAAATTGAGTTTAACGATATCCGTACCACCTTGCAGGCGTTGGGCGCTATTTATGATAACTGCAACTCCCTTCACACCAACGCTTTCGACGAAGCAATCACTACGCCCACCGAGGATTCGGTTCGCAGGGCGGTAGCAATACAAATGATCATCAACCATGAGTTGGGCCTCGCCAGGAACCAGAATGCGCTGCAGGGTTCTTTCATCATTGAGCAACTTACCAATCTAGTGGAAGAAGCCGTATTACAGGAATTTGAACGTATTACGGAACGCGGTGGTGTGCTCGGCGCCATGGAAACCATGTACCAGCGCAACAAGATCCAGGAAGAATCATTGTATTACGAACACCTGAAGCACAGCGGCAAACTACCCATTATGGGTGTGAACACTTTCCTTTCGGCAAGCGGTTCGCCCACTACTATTCCAGGCGAAGTGATCCGTGCCACCGAACAGGAAAAGCAAAACCAGATTGCAACACTACGAAACCTCCTGGTTCGCAACGAAGAGGAATCTCATATTGCACTTGACAACCTCAAGAAATCTGCCCTACGCAATCAAAATACTTTTGATGCTTTGATGGAAGCCACAAAGAACTGTACGTTAGGACAGATCACCCAGGCGTTGTTTGAAGTGGGTGGGCAGTACCGGAGGAATATGTAG
- a CDS encoding class I SAM-dependent methyltransferase — MKSLEESVVAALDGSDIELYPFLPYILQDIWEIGTDPDVVIALIAKYFSNYNDLEILDLGCGKGAVSVKLAQRFHCSCRGIDAMSDFIQTAKEKAKEFGYESYCTFEVGDIRKSLTHLPEFDVIILGAIGPVLGDYKETLTTLSKHLKAGGVFIIDDAYIENSSDFTSPHMLKYDELIMQIESAGICLVENRVVSNQEVIESDDLILSSIKQRCRELAEKHPEKKHIFEDYIAVQEFESDVNANKAVCTTLVIKKNLDR, encoded by the coding sequence ATGAAATCCCTTGAAGAAAGTGTAGTAGCAGCACTGGATGGTTCAGACATAGAGCTGTACCCCTTTTTGCCATACATACTTCAGGATATTTGGGAAATAGGTACCGACCCTGATGTTGTCATTGCATTAATCGCCAAATACTTCAGCAACTATAACGATTTAGAAATCCTTGACCTAGGTTGCGGAAAAGGAGCAGTTTCAGTGAAGCTGGCTCAGCGTTTTCATTGCAGTTGCCGGGGAATTGATGCTATGAGCGACTTTATTCAGACCGCAAAAGAAAAGGCGAAAGAATTTGGATATGAGAGCTACTGCACTTTTGAAGTTGGGGATATCAGAAAAAGTTTAACCCATTTGCCTGAGTTCGACGTCATCATTCTTGGTGCCATTGGCCCTGTTTTAGGTGATTACAAGGAAACCTTGACTACTTTAAGCAAGCATCTAAAGGCCGGTGGAGTTTTTATCATTGATGATGCCTACATTGAAAACTCGAGTGATTTCACTTCTCCACACATGCTGAAGTATGATGAATTAATCATGCAGATCGAAAGCGCTGGAATATGTTTGGTTGAAAACCGGGTGGTCAGCAATCAGGAAGTTATTGAGTCTGATGATTTGATTTTAAGTTCAATTAAACAAAGATGCCGCGAATTGGCTGAAAAGCATCCTGAGAAAAAACATATTTTTGAAGATTATATAGCTGTTCAGGAGTTTGAAAGCGATGTAAATGCAAATAAAGCAGTTTGCACTACGCTGGTCATAAAGAAGAACCTGGATCGCTAA
- a CDS encoding nicotinate-nucleotide adenylyltransferase, translating into MKTGLFFGSFNPLHNGHLIIARYMLEHESLDEVWFIVSPQNPLKDPASLASAEQRLEMLNVAVGSEPRLKVSDVEFWMPKPSYTFDTLELLSKNHPERSFFLMIGSDNLEEFQLWKNYEQILEKYQLLVYPRQKKVSSPFASRPNVTITQAPLIKISSTKIRKLLKEGKDVESFIPREIMKYIMDHELYGI; encoded by the coding sequence ATGAAGACAGGACTTTTTTTTGGTTCGTTTAATCCGTTGCACAACGGACACCTGATCATTGCAAGGTATATGCTTGAACACGAAAGCCTTGATGAGGTCTGGTTTATCGTTTCCCCTCAAAATCCGCTAAAGGATCCAGCATCGTTGGCCAGCGCTGAACAGCGGCTTGAGATGTTGAATGTGGCTGTTGGCTCTGAGCCCAGGCTCAAAGTAAGTGATGTGGAGTTTTGGATGCCAAAACCTTCTTATACTTTTGATACGCTGGAGTTACTATCAAAAAATCATCCCGAGAGAAGCTTTTTTCTAATGATAGGTTCGGATAACCTAGAAGAGTTCCAGCTTTGGAAAAACTATGAGCAGATTTTAGAAAAATATCAACTGCTGGTTTATCCAAGGCAAAAGAAAGTTAGCAGCCCCTTTGCCAGCAGACCCAATGTTACAATTACACAAGCTCCGCTGATAAAGATTTCGTCCACAAAAATCCGCAAGCTTCTGAAGGAAGGTAAAGATGTGGAATCATTTATTCCCCGTGAAATCATGAAATACATCATGGATCATGAGTTATATGGCATTTGA